A stretch of Triticum aestivum cultivar Chinese Spring chromosome 1D, IWGSC CS RefSeq v2.1, whole genome shotgun sequence DNA encodes these proteins:
- the LOC123168425 gene encoding uncharacterized protein: MSSGGIMSPALARSSGGSMSPAMAWSPSSRRGEHRNGGGRFRAEIEMDTGVALPRGPELGFAAAVREPLVRLQRPKYDFERWDWGYFAWPHDRLDANLEMRDSDPRATFEADSKVTESFLSRSTLQLEAGEGFPSQSSPQLEASEGGFTIQRTLELEAGQCCLCQSTLQLEAGQCFLCQSTLQLESVHGQGFPSKSTLELEAAEGFLISQSSPQPEASDGFPSQSTLQLEAGEGSPSGRSMLPVEFDDDTPLGRYAPWRRGCAESNPFLLDHCMSPQGRWAY, from the exons ATGAGCAGCGGTGGCATCATGTCGCCGGCGCTGGCGAGGTCCAGCGGTGGCAGCATGTCCCCGGCGATGGCGTGGTCACCGTCATCCAGGAGGGGGGAGCACAGGAACGGCGGCGGCCGCTTCAGGGCGGAGATCGAGATGGACACGGGCGTCGCCCTTCCCAG GGGCCCGGAGCTTGGGTTCGCCGCCGCCGTGCGAGAGCCGCTGGTGAGGCTGCAGCGCCCCAAGTACGACTTCGAGAGGTGGGACTGGGGCTACTTCGCATGGCCGCACGACCGTCTCGACG CCAATCTGGAGATGAGGGACAGCGATCCGAGGGCGACATTCGAGGCGGACTCCAAGGTGACAGAGAGCTTCCTGAGCCGGAGCACACTGCAGCTAGAGGCCGGCGAAGGCTTCCCAAGCCAGAGCTCGCCGCAGCTAGAGGCGAGCGAGGGCGGCTTCACGATCCAGAGGACGCTGGAGCTAGAGGCCGGCCAGTGCTGCCTGTGTCAGAGCACGCTGCAGCTGGAGGCCGGCCAGTGCTTCCTGTGTCAGAGCACGCTGCAGCTGGAGTCCGTCCACGGCCAGGGTTTCCCGAGTAAGAGCACGCTGGAGCTGGAGGCCGCCGAGGGCTTCCTAATAAGCCAGAGCTCGCCGCAGCCGGAGGCGAGCGACGGCTTCCCGAGCCAGAGCACGCTGCAGCTCGAGGCCGGCGAAGGCTCCCCAAGCGGCCGGAGCATGCTGCCGGTAGAGTTCGACGACGACACGCCCCTCGGACGCTACGCGCCGTGGCGTCGGGGATGCGCAGAGTCCAACCCGTTCCTGCTTGACCATTGCATGTCACCGCAAGGTCGTTGGGCATACTAG